The Thermococcus henrietii genome segment CGTTGCCCTAATCGAGACCGACCTTCTGGGGGAGCTTCTCGTTAAGGGGGCCGGCGCCGGGCTGAAGGAGACGGCGAGCGGGGTCGTGAGCGACCTCGTGAAGGCATCGCTGAAACTCAGGGCAGGGTGATTTCCAGAGGCGTTCGTTTTTGACGTGGGTTTTCCACTCCATTCCCCTTTAGGGCAGTCTGTACTTCTTCCCTTCCACCTCAACAATCAGGACGGTTCCGAACCAAGCGGGATTGTGGTAGAACTTAACAGGGACTCCGCACACGGGGGTTTCAACGGGTTCTTCCACCCAAATCTCCCGAGAGGTGTACTTATCCTTCAGAATTATGACCTTCTTCAGGCCATCGTGGGCCGAAATCTCACAGACCCTTCCGTCCTTCTCTATCCTTAAAACCGGTGTTCCCCACACGGCTTGCCCTATAAGCGGTCCTATTACAAAGCTTCCTATGAGGGCATAGAAAGCAACGGAGGGAATTTCGAGGAAGAGAAGGAATACTAAGAGGACAAGCCCTACCACGACTCCAAGGACTGACGCCATGAGCTCCTTTCGCCGGGTCTTTTTAACGGTTACCATCGAAATCCCTACTAAAATTCAACCTTGGGAAGTTAAAAGCTTTGCCCAAACCTTTTTATTCCCTCCATCGAGGGTTCGCCAGGTGAAAGCATGGAGCACGTCATAGCGCTCCACCAGGTTTACGCCGAGCTGATATTCAGGGGCCTCAAAACGGTCGAGGTCAGGAAGAGGAAGGCCTTCGATGAGGGTGACCTGGTGTTCCTCTACATAGCGCGCGGTAATCCCTACGAGCTGAGGGACACGCTGAGGAGGCTCAACCTTCACGAGGAGCAGGCGCTGACTCAGAGGGGGACAATCGCTGGAGGCTTCGAGGTCGGCGAGGTGATAAAGGCCGACCTCGAGACCCTCTGGGAGATGGCGAAGGATACGAGCGGTTTAACCCTTGTCCACGGCGAGAACGGGAAGAACTGGCTGGCCAGCTACATCAAGGACTACGGCTACGTTTTCACAATCGAAAGGCCGTTTCTCTTCAAGGAACCGATGAGCAGGGAGGAGATGAAGGAGCGCTACGGAATCCACGTCGAGGGTATAATTCACCTCTCAAGGAAGACGAGGAAGCCCTGGGTAAGGGCCCTGATTGAGGATTTGCTCGCGAGGGACTACTTCTACCTCTGAGTGTTTTAGGCCCCCCTAACGCCCCTGCAAACGTTTTTAAGCCCTTTCTCCTTAGTCTCTGATTACCAAAGTGTGGGTGTGTTCTGCATGAAGTTTGGGATTAGGTACGCCTTGGCATTCCTTCTCGTGGGACTCGTTCTCGCGGGAAGCGGGTGTATGAGCTCTGGAACGGGCAGTTCGACTCCGTCCGCGACCGATACCTTCTCCGAGAAAAGTTCCGAGAAAACTCCGACCGAGACAACCAAAGACGTCAAGCTCAACGCCGACCTGCCCGTCACGCTCAAGTTCGACACGATGAGGGTCGTTGTATCGGACGTTGACGAGCCCCTCATCGAGGTCATAACGAGCGAAACCGGGAGCACCGACGCGGTCGTGGTCGTCCCGGAGGACTCATACGAGGTTCTCGAAACCGACGACGGCTACGTCGTTAAAATAGACTACTCAGACGGCTACTACGTCAACATTGACTACTCCTACAGCGACGATGAACCCCTCAAGACGTTCTATTACCTTGAAACCGACGATGACTATCTCGTCGTCAAATCGCGCGACTATTTTGGCGCGGTTGACGACACTGACCTGGGTGGCGACATCGAAAATGCAGTGGAGATGGCCAAGAGCGCGGGCAACCTTGGCGAGTACACCCTCATGGTGGCCGAGCCCAACGGTAAGCACATGACCTTCAATCCGGACAGCGATGACGTTGACATCCTCACGGGCAACATTTACATGGCCGATGAGGACGTCGCGAAGGTAGGCAAGCCCTACGTTTTCATTCAAATCGTTGACAACGGTGATTCGCTCGACGTGAGCGACGTCACCAAGGGCGTCGCCGGAGACATGGCCTTTGGAATGCCTTTTATACTTGAATACTCCAACTACGTGAACGGCGACGACGTCTTCAGCGTCATCGCGGTAAGCATGGACGACTATAAGAAACTCGCGAACGGGGAAGCTGAACTCAACTTCGACGGAAGAAACGTGGAGGTAAATGGAATCGAGGACAAGGTCTTCGTCCTCATTTCTCACTGAGCTCCTTCCCCTCTTTTTTGGTTTCTTCTGGGTTTTTACCGCCCTCCTTGGCCTCTTCTTGCCCCTCAAGCTCCTCCGGGTTAACTATCTGGTACGGTCCGAGGCTCAGCTTCTGGATTTCCTCCTCTGTTAAAAGCCTGCTCCTGACCTTCTCGCCTATGAGCGCACTGTTGCCGAGGGGGTCGGCTATCTTTACCGTCAGAGGTTTCTTCCCTTCCTTGACGTCCTCGATGTACTGGAGTATCTCGTCGGCCTTCTTTACCGCTTCTTCGTCGCCCTCCTGCTTCCTGAACTCCCTCGCCATTAGCAGGGTTTCACGAACCCTCTCAAGAACGCCCTCAACGTTCGTGATGAAGCCTTCAGATGCCGGCCCCGGTTCAATCTTGACGCCTATCTCCTCCAGCTCTATGGTTCCACTCTTGCTCCTGACGACGCGCGTGAAGAGGTCCTTCTCGTTCTCGACCTTAACCGTGTAGAGCTTCGGTGGTCTGTCCTCGAGTATCATGACGTCCGCGTTTCTATAACCACACTTCTCGCAGATTATCGTGCTCTCCATGACCTTGCCGAAGTAGGGAATCTCGTGAATGTGCTGAATGGCCTTGAGCGTTCCCTTTCCACCGCAGATGGGACAGTCACCGAGGCTTACGACCTGAACCTCACCGAGCTCGGGGTCAACCTTCACCCTTTCACTCCTCTTTTCCTCCTTACTCATGAGCATCACCGAGAAGAGAACCGAGGTGGTGTTTATAAAGACGAGGTTTGAAAAAGGAAAGCCTCACTTGACAATCTTTATGTCGTTCGGCAGGAGGATAAGCTTAACCTCGGTCTTGCATATCTTGGCCGCCTGCCCTCCGAGCGCTCCAACCATACCCTTGAGCTGCTCCGCGACCTTTTCTAGGACATCCGGTCTCTTTTCAAGCGGTGTCAGGTCAACTATAACGATGTTACCCTCGTGGAGCTCGTTGGAAATTCTCTCTAGGTCGGAGTAGCTGGTCACGGTTATCTTCTTCAAGTAGCGAACCTGGGGCTTAACGAGCTCCTTAGCAAGAACATCCTCCTCAATCGGTACGACATCGATGTCATGCCTGGGAGCGACTTCCTTCTTAACGCTCGCGGGAGGCTTCATTTTAGGCTTGCTTTCCTTCTTTTTGAGGCTGTCGAACAATCCCATGAGGGTTCCCCCCGGTTAATCGTAAAGCCGTTTAGTTTTATGCCTTTTCCTTTATAGCTCTTTCCCAAACTCCTTGGGGTTTTCCCCGCGGAGCTCGAAGAGCCCGAGAAGAGAGAGTGCAAAGGCAACTATCCCGGACACAATAACTAGGAGATTAGACGTCTTCCATCCCTTGTTGTTGGCTATGTACAGCCCCCAAACCAAGAGGGCTAGTCCCCACATGGCGGTGGTAAGGAGTAAATCTTTCTTTCTCTCTTCCCGTAGGAGAAGGTAAAGGGTCCTAACGGCGAAGCCCGCGAATATTATTGCGGCGATGATGTTCATCACGTCCATATTTATCACCGAAAAGATGGAAAGGGTCAGGCCTTCTCAACGGCCTCGAGGACGATTTTTCTAAGTTCCTCGGCCTTCTTGAAGGCCGTGTCGACGGCGTACATGACTTCCTCGAGCTTGAAGCTTCCTCCCTCGCCCTTTTGGGCGGCCGAGATGTGGCCGTTCTCGTCGGTGGTTATAGTAATCCTGCCGTCCATGACGCGCTCCTCGTCGAGGTTCGGGTCTACTACCATCGTGCTACCGATTTTCGCGAAGGTGACTGGTATCGGGACGCTCTTAACAGGCAGGGGCTCGTACTCGTCGAGTATCTTTACCTCCCCGCTCTCCTCATCGTACTCAATCTTCGGAATCTTGGTGCTCATGAGGGCCGCTATTGCACCTATTCCGCTCGCGTCGAGCAGGTTGCCGTCGTGGTCGAGGACGTGGACGTCGATGAAGATAACCCTGACGAGCTTGCCGGGAACGATGACGAGCTTCTCGAGCTCAACGGCCCCGCTCTCCCTTATCCCCCTGTCCACAACACGGGCGAGCTCGATGGCGTTCTCGTCCGGCGGACCGGGCTCGAAGGTCGGCGAGGCAAGGGGAACGAGCTCGACGTTGGTTGTCATGACGCCCTTCTCCGGCAAATCCGGGAACGGCTCGCCGAGGTCAACCTTTATTCCGACGAGGACCTGCGTGTTTCCAAGCCTGACCCAGGCCGAACCCTCTGCCTTCTCTATGACGTTGACCTTGACCTCGAGGTCGCGGTAGTCCTCGAAGCCCCTTCCGTCAATCCTCTTGCCCTCCCTGAGGAGGTTTATGATGTGGTCGCGCATTATGCTAGCCATGACTTCCATCTCACTCATTGCCCGCCACCTCCTGCGCTATGCGGAGGTATTTTTCTTTGAGCGCTTCCCTCTGCTTCTGGTAAACCGCCTTGGCTCCCTTTATCGCGAGTTTTACGGCCTCTATGAACTCCTCCCTCGTTAGGTAGCCGTCCATCTGAAGGAGCGTTATGTCGTTCTTGAGGGGCATTATGGCAACGGGAACGTCCGCCTCACCGTAGTTGTCCTCGTCCTTGTTGAGGTCGAGAACGATTTCGCCGTCAATCTTTCCGGCGGCGCACGCTGCCACGAGGTCCCTCATCGGTATTCCGGCGTCCGCGAGGGCGAGTGAAGCGGCCGTTATTCCGGCAACCCTCGTTCCTGCATCTGCCTGTAGGACCTCTATGAAGACGTCTATCGCCGTTCTCGGGAACATTTCAAGGATTAGGGCCGGTTCAAGCGCGCCCCTTATGACCTTGCTTATCTCGACGCTCCTCCTGTCCGGTCCGGGCTTTTTCCTTTCCTCGACGCTGAATGGTGCCATGTTGTAGCGGACGCGCAGAATTGCCCTGTCCGGCCTCTGGAGGTGCTTGGGGTGAATCTCCCTCGGGCCGTAGACAGCGGCCATTATCTTGTTCTTGCCCCACTCGACGTAGGCCGAGCCGTCGGCGTTTTTGAGGACGCCAACCTCCATTTTAATGGGCCTAAGCTCGTACTTCTTCCTGCCGTCAACCCTTCTACCGTTCTCGTCGATGAGCTTTAAACCCTCAGGCCTGCCCATCATCATTCTCACCTTCCTTCTCCTCAAGCTGGGGGATTTCCTCAATAACTCCCTGCTCCTTGAGTTCCCTGAGCCTCGAAAGCAGGTACTCCTTGACCCTGTCTGTCAGTCCCTGCGTGTGGCTCTCGCGGTCGACCTTGAGTATGGCCTCTATCGCGAGCTTCTCGAGCTCATCGTTCTTTCCGCTCACCCAGACCCAGCCGTTCTGGCCCACTATGATTCTCGTTCTGGTGAGCTTCTTAATCATGTTAATCATCGAACCGCCCTTGCCTATGAGCCTCGGCACCTTGGAAGGCGTTATCGTGACGAGCTGTCCGCCCCTGAGCGGGCCGCCCTTGAAGGGCATACCCTTCGTTGTGAGGTCAATCTGGTTTATCTCGTTGAAGGCCTTCACCTTGGCGTAGATTATGTCGCCTATGTCGTAAATCTTCCGCAGGTCGGTCTTGAGCAGGTCTATGCGCTCCTCAACCGCGTCCTGAACGCGTAAATTGGCCTGGTACGGTGCCCCTATGTCAACGGTCCAGTTGGAGAACTTGACGTCCACTATCTTTCCGAGGACGTTGTCCCCAACCTCTGGGATGTAGGGCCCTTCGAGCGGAATGACCCTTATGAGGTCCCCCCTTATCTCGACAAGTCCTATCACCGTTGAGTAAATCCTGTTGCCTTCCCTGAAGGTTCCCCTTCCGTTCTTAAACGGCCCCTGGGCGAGCAACGTCCCAGGGACGACCAGTTCCCTTGGTTTTACAAAAATCCGCCTCATAGTCCCTTCCTCTCTACAAGTTTAGTAAGAGCGGTGCCCTTCGTCAGGGCGTTAAGCTTCTCATAAAACTCCTCCTCGATTCCTCCGGGAATCTCGATGAGGAACATCCACGAGCCGTCACTGGCCCACTCCTCGCGTTTTATCGTTCCGAACTTTCTAACCTCGCCGTAGGCCTTCCCAACGTAGTCGCTCGGTATCTTCACCGCTATGACCTTGACCTCGAGCTTTATCGGGAGCAACGGTCTAATCGCCTTGATAACCTTCGGAACCTGTGCCTCCGCGTCCTTGAAGAGGTCAACGTGAACCCCTGCCTCTTCCATTGCCTTCAGGATTCTGTCTACCGGGTGCGGATAGCCGGTCCTCGGGTCAACCGCGTGCCTGTGGATTATCGTCGCTATGTAGCGCTTCTTCTCCTCGAGCATCTGCCTCCTCTGCTCCGCGGTGAGCTGAACCTCGCCCTTCTGGAGGATTATTTTAGCGACTTCGTAGGGGTCGCTGGTTCCGAAGATTTTCTCCATCTCGTGCTCGCTGGCCTTGTCGCCCTTGTGCGCGTCCTTGAAAACGTAGGGAGTGGCGAGGATTTCTTCTATGGGAACCTCCTTGCCCTCCTTGAAGTCCCTCGCGAGGTAGGGGTCAACGAGTATCTCGAAGGTCTCGCCGTGCGTCTTCAGACGGGCGATTACCGCTTTGTCAACGCTAATCGGCATCGCCCGCCACCTCAGTAGTTCTGGTCGAGTTCCGAATAGTCCTCGGCCTTCTCCTCAACCTCTTCCTCTTTAATCTCCTCAAGGACCTCGTTGAGGTACTTCTCAAGCTCCTCCCTCGGGAGCTTCTTCCAGCGCTTGTCCTCGGTGGTAATGTATGCAACCTCTATCGAGTCCGCGGTTGGCTCTTCAAGGGTCTTTGAGAGTGCCAGTATGGCGAGTTTTATTGCCCCGTCCCTGTCGAGGTTCTCGTCGTAGTGCTCCTCGAAGATGGCCATCGCCACGTTCCTTCCGCTTCCTATAGCGACGGCCTTCCACTCGAAGTAGGCACCGCTCGGGTCGGTCTCGTAGAGTTCCGGTTTTTCGTTAACGCCCGCCATGAGCAAAGCGGCACCGAAGGGCCTCACACCGCCGTACTGGGTGTGGGCCTGTTTGAGGTCGCAGATTTTCTTCACCAGAACGGTGAGCGGAACGGGTTCGCCGTAGGTGAGGCGGTAAATCTGGGCCTCCAGCCTGGCCCTGTCAACGAGAACCCTTGCGTCAGCGATGATACCGCTCGGAGCGGCCGCTATGTGGTCGTCAATCTGGAAAATCTTCTCGTAGCTCCTCGGCTCAATGAGCCTGCTCGTGATTCTCTTCTCAACGGCCAAAACGACTCCGTCCTTCCACTTAACTCCTACAGCCGTTGCGCCTCTTTTTACAGCTTCCCTCGCGTAGTTTACCTGAAACAGCCTTCCGTCCGGGCTGAAAACGGTTATCGCCCGGTCGTAGCCAGCCTGCGGTGGTACAAACGCCATTCTACATCACCCCTGTTTCTCACTCCTTTTCGATAGTTGCCGGGTTTTCTATTAAGCTTTTCTATCCTCCCCGGAAGGCTATAATCGCCATCTTTCTCGCGGTTCTCTTCGCCATCTCGAGCGGTATAAAGGCCAGCGCGAAGACGAGGGCTCCGACGTAGATGGACGCCGTCCCGATGGGCTTGAATATCAGCAACGCAAAGCCGAGCAGGAGCAACAGTAGCCCGGCAGAGAGGAATTTTTTGTGGAGTTTCTGGAGCGATTCAAGCGACTCCTCCATGCCACCACCGGGAGCTTTTTTAGGTGGGAGGATTTTAAGCCTTTGGTGTTGCCGATGGAGTGCCCCTTCTGCAGACCGCCGAGGGAACAACTCCTCTACGAGGATAGCCTAATAAGAATCCTGTTCGACGCTTATCCTGCCAGCAGGGGACACCTCCTCGTCGTTCCGAGGAGGCACGTCGAGCGCTGGGAAGATTTGACGGGAGAAGAGAAGCTCGCCCTGATACGGGGCATGGAGTTGGCGATGGAAGTCCTGAGGGAGACGTTGAAGCCAGACGCCTTCAACGTCGGCATGAACCTCGGAAAGGAAGCCGGGCAAACGGTCCCGCACCTGCACCTCCACGTAATCCCGCGCTGGGAGGGGGACAGCAGAAACCCGAGGGGAGGCGTCAGAAAGGCCGTCCTCGATTTGGAGGACGAGAACTTAAGTTTGAAGGAGCGGTGGGTGAAGAACCGTCTGAACGAGGAAGAGATGAAGGCCCTCCGCGAGGCCTTCAGTAAACGTGGCTCTCGCTCTCCCTGAGGAGTTCGAGGGTCTTCAGGAGTCTCTCAACTTCTTTCCTCGGGTAATGCTCCTCGACGTCGCTCTCCGGGTCGAGCCTCTCCAGCTCGGCCTTGAGCTTTTCCAGGTCCTTCAAATCCTCCTGAATCTCAATCGCCCGCTGGGCGAACTCGTAGCTCGTCATCGGGCTCTCAAAAACCCTCTGCTGGTTGACGACGAGGGCAATCCTAAGGTGGCCTATCGTTTCCTCCAAAAGCTCGAGAAGTTCCTTGACCTTCATGGTCTATCCTCGACCCGAGGGTATTTAAGGGGTTCGGAGAAACACTTAACGGTGCCGAAAATGGACGGTGCAACGTTTATGGAGCGCTACGGCTACGGAATCCTGCTGGCCGTGGCGGTGATAGTCATCGTCGTGGTTCTCGCATCGGTCTTCGCGCTGATTACCGGAGTGGTGGCGGAGTTCGGAACGGCCTTCGCGGTCATCGTTCTGGTTGGTGTCCTGCTCTACGTCCTGATGAGTCGCAGAAAGGCCGTTGACGTGAACGCCGAGGAGAGGCGCAAGATTTACGAACGGGGCGAAAAACCCCTCTGAGCTTTGAAATTTTTTCGGTTATCTTCCTCGAGGATTGAAGGCAGAGTTTTAACCTCCCGGCCCAACCCACTACGGTGGTGACATGGAGGCGGTTAAGGCTTACCCTTCTGATTCGGCCGATGTAAAAGGCGAAAGGCGAGAGAAGAAGCTTCTCATGGGAAACGAGGCGATAGCCTACGGCGCCCTCGAAAGCGGTGTCGTTTTCGCCACAGGCTACCCCGGGACGCCATCAACCGAAGTCATCGAGACGATAGCGAGGCTCAAGCCTGAAGTCTTCGCCGAGTGGGCGCCCAACGAGAAGGTCGCGCTGGAGGAGGCCGCGGGGGTGGCCTACACGGGCTTGAGGGCTCTCGTGACAATGAAGTGCGTCGGTTTGAACGTGGCAGCGGACCCGCTTATGAGCCTCGCCTATTCAGGCGTCGAAGGCGGTCTCGTAATCCTCGTGGCGGACGACCCGGGACCACATACAAGCCAGACGGAGCAGGACGACCGCTACTACGGCAAGCTCTCGCTTCTGCCGGTCCTTGAGCCTGCCGACCCGCAGGAGGCCCACGACCTGATTAAGTACGCCTACGAGCTGAGCGAGAAGTACAAGGTCCCGGTCATCTTCAGGACAACAACCAGGGTTAACCACACGACCGCCGATGTGGAGGTCGGGGAGTTCATCGAACTCGACAGGAAGCCCGTCTTCAAGAAGGACATCGAGCGCTATGTTAGAGCCAGCATGGAAGGCAACAGGAAGAGGCACAGGTGGCTCAACGAGACCCTGGCGAAGATAGAGGAAGAGTTCAACTCGATGCCCTTCAACTGGGTCGAGGGGAGCGGTAGAATTGGAATAATCGTCGAGGGCGCGCCCTACAACTACGTGAAGGAGGTTCTTCCGAAAATTGGGGAGGACCTCAAGGTCCTCAAGCTCTCAACGCCCCACCCGCTCCCGAGGA includes the following:
- a CDS encoding ASCH domain-containing protein, encoding MEHVIALHQVYAELIFRGLKTVEVRKRKAFDEGDLVFLYIARGNPYELRDTLRRLNLHEEQALTQRGTIAGGFEVGEVIKADLETLWEMAKDTSGLTLVHGENGKNWLASYIKDYGYVFTIERPFLFKEPMSREEMKERYGIHVEGIIHLSRKTRKPWVRALIEDLLARDYFYL
- the rrp42 gene encoding exosome complex protein Rrp42 is translated as MSEMEVMASIMRDHIINLLREGKRIDGRGFEDYRDLEVKVNVIEKAEGSAWVRLGNTQVLVGIKVDLGEPFPDLPEKGVMTTNVELVPLASPTFEPGPPDENAIELARVVDRGIRESGAVELEKLVIVPGKLVRVIFIDVHVLDHDGNLLDASGIGAIAALMSTKIPKIEYDEESGEVKILDEYEPLPVKSVPIPVTFAKIGSTMVVDPNLDEERVMDGRITITTDENGHISAAQKGEGGSFKLEEVMYAVDTAFKKAEELRKIVLEAVEKA
- the rrp4 gene encoding exosome complex RNA-binding protein Rrp4; this translates as MRRIFVKPRELVVPGTLLAQGPFKNGRGTFREGNRIYSTVIGLVEIRGDLIRVIPLEGPYIPEVGDNVLGKIVDVKFSNWTVDIGAPYQANLRVQDAVEERIDLLKTDLRKIYDIGDIIYAKVKAFNEINQIDLTTKGMPFKGGPLRGGQLVTITPSKVPRLIGKGGSMINMIKKLTRTRIIVGQNGWVWVSGKNDELEKLAIEAILKVDRESHTQGLTDRVKEYLLSRLRELKEQGVIEEIPQLEEKEGENDDGQA
- a CDS encoding cell division protein SepF — encoded protein: MGLFDSLKKKESKPKMKPPASVKKEVAPRHDIDVVPIEEDVLAKELVKPQVRYLKKITVTSYSDLERISNELHEGNIVIVDLTPLEKRPDVLEKVAEQLKGMVGALGGQAAKICKTEVKLILLPNDIKIVK
- the rrp41 gene encoding exosome complex exonuclease Rrp41, producing MMGRPEGLKLIDENGRRVDGRKKYELRPIKMEVGVLKNADGSAYVEWGKNKIMAAVYGPREIHPKHLQRPDRAILRVRYNMAPFSVEERKKPGPDRRSVEISKVIRGALEPALILEMFPRTAIDVFIEVLQADAGTRVAGITAASLALADAGIPMRDLVAACAAGKIDGEIVLDLNKDEDNYGEADVPVAIMPLKNDITLLQMDGYLTREEFIEAVKLAIKGAKAVYQKQREALKEKYLRIAQEVAGNE
- a CDS encoding HIT family protein is translated as MECPFCRPPREQLLYEDSLIRILFDAYPASRGHLLVVPRRHVERWEDLTGEEKLALIRGMELAMEVLRETLKPDAFNVGMNLGKEAGQTVPHLHLHVIPRWEGDSRNPRGGVRKAVLDLEDENLSLKERWVKNRLNEEEMKALREAFSKRGSRSP
- a CDS encoding ZPR1 zinc finger domain-containing protein, with translation MLMSKEEKRSERVKVDPELGEVQVVSLGDCPICGGKGTLKAIQHIHEIPYFGKVMESTIICEKCGYRNADVMILEDRPPKLYTVKVENEKDLFTRVVRSKSGTIELEEIGVKIEPGPASEGFITNVEGVLERVRETLLMAREFRKQEGDEEAVKKADEILQYIEDVKEGKKPLTVKIADPLGNSALIGEKVRSRLLTEEEIQKLSLGPYQIVNPEELEGQEEAKEGGKNPEETKKEGKELSEK
- the psmA gene encoding archaeal proteasome endopeptidase complex subunit alpha; this encodes MAFVPPQAGYDRAITVFSPDGRLFQVNYAREAVKRGATAVGVKWKDGVVLAVEKRITSRLIEPRSYEKIFQIDDHIAAAPSGIIADARVLVDRARLEAQIYRLTYGEPVPLTVLVKKICDLKQAHTQYGGVRPFGAALLMAGVNEKPELYETDPSGAYFEWKAVAIGSGRNVAMAIFEEHYDENLDRDGAIKLAILALSKTLEEPTADSIEVAYITTEDKRWKKLPREELEKYLNEVLEEIKEEEVEEKAEDYSELDQNY
- a CDS encoding ribosome assembly factor SBDS; translated protein: MPISVDKAVIARLKTHGETFEILVDPYLARDFKEGKEVPIEEILATPYVFKDAHKGDKASEHEMEKIFGTSDPYEVAKIILQKGEVQLTAEQRRQMLEEKKRYIATIIHRHAVDPRTGYPHPVDRILKAMEEAGVHVDLFKDAEAQVPKVIKAIRPLLPIKLEVKVIAVKIPSDYVGKAYGEVRKFGTIKREEWASDGSWMFLIEIPGGIEEEFYEKLNALTKGTALTKLVERKGL